The Candidatus Tumulicola sp. region AGCGCTATCTCGAGATTCTCGATACGTTTCGCAATCGCGTGCCCGGCATTACCTTGCGCTCCACCTTTATCGTGGGCTTTCCGGGCGAAACACCCGAACACGTCGAGTACCTCGAACGCTGGATCGCACGGGCAGAGCTCGATCGCGTCGGCTTCTTTGAATATAGCGCGGAAGAAGATACGCCGGCCGCGACCTTGGACGGTCGCATCGGTTCGCGCGAACGGCGCCGGCGATTGATTCTATTGCGCGAAGCACAGCGGGCCGCATCCGAGCGCGCACGTTCCAAGCGAATCGGACGTGAGGTGCGCGTTCTCGCCGAAGAGCGCCGCGAGTTGCGTCGTTCGGATCCGATGCGCGCGCATTTGGCGGGCGGCGTCACGTGGTTCGGACGGTCGGAAGGTGAGGCACCGGGTGTCGATGGCGGCGTGTACTTCGACGATACGGGCGGTGGCGTGACGGCCGGCGATTTCGTTCCGGTCCGCTTAACCGGACACGGTGCGTTCGACTTTTGCGGTTCGGCCTCGGAGGCGCTCGTTGGGTAAGCATTTGGCTCCGCTCGATCCGGATACGCACCGCCGTACGGGTATCTGGCGCCGCGTATTGATGGTCGTCGGATTGCTGGTTATTGCCGGCGGATCGGCGCTGGCCGCATACGCATTCTTCGAGCACAAAAATCCGGTCGTGGCGATCACGCAGATGTTCGTGCCGTCACCGGAGCAAGTGTTCGGCAAACAAAACATCTTAGTGCTGGTCGAAGGCTTGGATTACGACTACACGGCGAAGGACGAAGAATTCTCGACCAACTCGCGCAGCGACGCTATCTGGGCCGTCAATCTCGACTTTCGCACCAAGCGAATTTACCAATTATCGATTCCGCGCGACATGGAGGCGACGCTACCCAACGGTGCGCACGCCAAAATTAACGAGGCGCAATCGGACGGGGGCATCAAAGAAGCCCGCAACGTCATCTCGCAGTTTTTAGGCATTCCGGGCTTCGACCGGTACGTGATCCTGCGTATCGACGCGACTCGCGAATTCGTCAACGCCGTCGGCGGCGTGGATGTCGTCGTCAAAAACTCAAACTGCCTGCGATACAAAACCGATTGCACCGGCCAGACGATCGACTACGACGATAATTGGGGCCACCTGCACATTCATCTCAAAGAGGGCATGCAGCACCTCAACGGCGATCAGGCCGTCGCGTACATGCGCTTCCGGCACGATTGGTGCAGCGATCCGTGCCGCATCATGCGCCAACAGCAAGTGATGCACGCCATGGCCTCGCGAATGCGTGGCGACCGTCTGAATCTGATCATGCACGTGGGCGACTTGATGAATATTTTCCACAAGTACGTGCAGACGGATTTCTCGAATTCGGAACTATTGGCGATCGCTTCGCATTACCAAGGGGTTCCCGACGCCTCGATCATCAACAAGCAAGTGCCGTACACCGACACGGTCGAGTTGCCGAACTACGGCGACACGCTCGTGCCCGACGACGCGGCAAAACAACAACTGGTCGCGAGCATGTTGTTGGCTCCGCCGGCACCCGAACCGTCGCCCGACGCGATGGCTTTGGCCGCGATCCCTCCCGCGACGCTACGGGTAGACGTCGAAAACGGCAGCGGCGTGGCGGGCGCGGGTAAGCGTGTCGCGGGCGCTTTAGCGAAGGCCGGCTTCGTCGTTTCGACGGTTGGAAACGCAGAACGTTCGGATTATACCGCGAGCGAGATCCACGAGCACTCGACCGTATCGTTTGCGGGCGCGCGCGTGCGTGCCGCCTTGCCCGCCGCGTTCTCCAAGGCGACCGTCGTTCCGGATCCCTCGCCCTCCGGTTCTCCCGACGCACAAGCGACCGCGACGACGACCGACGTAACCGTAATCGTCGGCGAAGATCTTGCGAAAGAGCCGTTGCAGGCCAAATCGCCTCCTAGCCTCCCGAATTTGTGATGCTCCCGAAGTCTCCGTCTATTCGCGCGGCGATCGCGCTGCTGCTCGTCGTGGCCATTGCCTACGGCGGGTGGCGATTGCTCGTGCACGGCAGTAACACTCCGCCCGCATTGGTGACGCCCAAGACCAACGTACATAGCGAAATCTCCGAAGACGTTCCGTCGCGGTTGCACCGGATCGCAGAAGATTTGCCGTTGCGAAACCGCGACAGCCGTCCCCGCCTGATCGCGCTCACATTCGATGACGGCCCCTATCCGATCTTTACGCCGCTGCTACTCGACACGCTGCGCGACTTGCACGTGCCGGCGACATTTTTTCTGATCGGTCACGACGCCGTGCAGTGGCCGGAGATTACCCGACGCATCGAGGCCAACGGCGACGAGGTCGCGGATCATACGTACACACACCCGGATCTCGATCGCGAATCGGATGCGACCGTGCGATCGGAGATTCTCCGGGGCCGCGATGTGTTGTGGCAATTCACCCACGACCCCTCGGTGCGCACGCTGATGCGGCCGCCGCATGGCCGGTACACGGAGCGGACGCTGAAGGTGGCTCAGTCGCTGGGTTATTCGGTTGTTCTGTGGACCGACGATAGCGGCGACTGGCGAACGCTGACCTCAGCCCAAATCCAGCGGCACCTCTTAGCCCACGCCACTGCCCCGGAGATCGTTTTGCTACATAGTGGAAAACTCGCCACGATCGAGGCGCTGCCCGAAGTGGTCGCTCGCTTCGAACAAGCCGGCTATACGTTCTTGACCGTCGGACAGCTGCTTCGGCAGGTGACGCCCACCGAGCTCAACCATCCGCTCAGGCGCCCGGTCTGAAGGATGCCTCGTCAAATTATCGATACCGAGTCGAGCCGGCCCGCTTACGTGAGGCGGCGGGTCTTCACGGCTGTGGCTTATGTCGTCGGTGGGGCGATCCTCGCCGTTGCGGTTTGGGCATTCTGGCTCCACTCAACAGCACACGTAACCCATTAGAATCGAGTAAGCGTCAAGGAAACTTGGCGGCCCGCGGGAACCTGGGACCGGTTCCGGGGGTTACTTTCGAGGAGAAAGCATGCGTTCCAAGCTCAGCATAGGGTTCATCGCACTGGGGATGGCGATTGCGGTCGCGGCCTGCAGTTCGTATGGCGTCAACAATACCGTCAACGTCGGGCCGGATTTTCCGTCGATGACGCTGTACGCCAGCAACAGCAACCAAAACGCGGTTGGGATCTACACGTCCGCGCAAAAGGGCGGCACGGGGCCGACCTATCAAATCGGCGGCGCGACAACCGATTTTAACGGGCCACAATACCTGGCCTTCGACGCGGGGCAAAATCTGTGGGTGACCAACTACAACCCGTCGACGAATGCGGCGGCGCTGATCGAGATCGAAGCGCTTGCGACCGGTGACGTAGTTCCGTTGCAGGCAGTCGCGTTGAACGGTCACCTGCGCGGCATCGCGATCACGCCCAGCACGAAGACCGAAGCTGGGTTGATGGTGATCTCCGACGTCATCCCTACCAACAAGTATCCGAGCCAGCTCTTGTTGTTCGCCCCGGGTTCCACATCTACGTACGCGCAGATCGCCGGGCCAAAGCCCTCACTGCACGTTCCGGGCGGCGTGGCGCTCGACGGAAATAACAAGATCTACGTCGCCAATATTCAGGGCCGCTCGGTACAGCAGTTCATCGTGCCGTCGCCGACTCCGACCCCGAGCGGGTCGCCGAGTCCGACGCCGTCGCCCAGTCCGACGCCGTCCGGATCGCCGAGTTCGTCGCCAACGCCGTCGCCGACCCCGACGCCGATCAACATCAATCCGCATTTTCAACTCTCGGGTTCCAACACCGGAATCATCACGCCGATCAGCGTCGCGATCGATAGTAGTTTGAACATCTACGTCGTCGATCAGGGTGCCCTCGGCGCGCAGTGCTCGGCGTCCAACGCCGCGGCGATCTTGGTCTTCCGCAAGCCGTCCTCGAAAGGGACGCTGAACGTTAAGCCGATTCGCACGGTACGAGGCTGCGCTACCGAGCTAACGACGCCGACCGACATCAAAATTAACATTAAGAAGTCGTTGATCTACGTCGCCGACTCGCAGAAGATTCTGGTCTTCCCGCTCACCGCCAACGGCTCTCCGGCACCGATGTCCTTCTATAATTCCCCCGGCGCGGTTACGGGCATCGGCTTGGTGCCAGGCCCGCAACCGACCGCCACGGCTACGCCTGCAGCGCGCAGGCTAGGGCCGAAATCCACCACGGAGAAACACCCATAACCCCATGGCATTCCTAAAGGCGCTGGTCGACGGTAACGAACGCGAAGTCTCCCGGCTTCGCCGCACCTCGAACGCGGTTAACGCGTTCGAGGGCCGCATCGCTGCGCTTTCCGACGATGAGTTACGCAATAAAACGGTCGAGTTTCGCGAGCGGTTAGCGGCGGGCGAATCGCTCGATGCGATGCTGCCCGAAACGTTCGCGGTGGTTCGTGAGGCCGGTAAACGCACGCTTGGCATGCGCCACTTCGATGTGCAGATCATGGGTGGCCAAGTCTTGTTCGAAGGCCGTATCGCCGAAATGAAAACCGGCGAAGGCAAAACGTTGGTGGCGACCTTGCCGGTCTACGCGCGAGCGCTCGAAGGGCGCGGCGTAACCGTCGTCACGGTTAACGATTACTTGGCGCGACGCGACGCCGAGTGGATGTCGCCGATTTACGAAGCGCTCGGTCTGACCGTCGGTATCATCCAGCACGATCTCGATCCGGTGCAGCGCCGAGCTGCCTACAACTGCGACGTCACCTACATCACCAACAACGAAGTCGGCTTCGACTATCTGCGCGACAACATGGCGTGGCAGGTCGAAGATTTGGTGCAGCGCGAGCTGTACTTCGCACTGGTCGACGAAGTCGATTCGATTCTGGTCGATGAAGCGCGTACGCCACTGATCATCAGCGGGCCGTCGCAAGAGTCGGGCGAGCTGTACGAAAAGTTCGCGCAAATCATTCCGCGCTTGAAAAAAGGCGAAGATTTCACGGTCGACGAGAAAGCGCACGCCGCCCCGATCATGGAAGCCGGCGTAGCAAAGATCGAAAAAATATTGGGTGTCGGCAATCTGTACGACCAGCGGAATATCGAGCTGACGCATCAGTTGAACGCCGCGCTCAAGGCGTGGAATCTGTTCCATCGCGACCAGCAATACATCGTTAAAGACGGCGAAGTGATCATCGTCGACGAGTTCACCGGCCGGTTGATGCATGGCCGCCGCTATTCCGACGGTATCCACCAAGCGATCGAAGCCAAAGAAGGCATCAAAGTCCGGGGCGAAGATCAGACGCTGGCGACCATCACGTTCCAGAACCTGTTCCGGTTGTACAAGCATTTGGCGGGCATGACGGGTACGGCTAAAACCGAAGAACGCGAGTTCCGCGACATTTACGGTCTCGACGTCGTCGTCGTTCCGACCAACCGTCCGATGGTGCGCAAAGATAGCTCGGACATCGTGTTCAAGTCCGAAAAGGCGAAGTTCGAAGCCGTCGTCGACGAGATTATCGCGGAGCATCAAAAGGGACGGCCGATTCTGGTAGGTACGCGCTCGATCGAAAAGAGCGAGCTTCTGGCTGCAATGCTGCGCCGGCGCGGCGTCGAGTGCAACGTCCTGAACGCAAAGTATCACGAGCAAGAAGCCGATATTATCAAGGATGCCGGGCAAGGTTCGCAAGTCACGATCGCGACCAACATGGCCGGTCGCGGTACCGACATCAAGTTAGGTGACGGCGTACCGAGCGCCGGCGGCTTGCACATCATCG contains the following coding sequences:
- a CDS encoding LCP family protein, with the translated sequence MGKHLAPLDPDTHRRTGIWRRVLMVVGLLVIAGGSALAAYAFFEHKNPVVAITQMFVPSPEQVFGKQNILVLVEGLDYDYTAKDEEFSTNSRSDAIWAVNLDFRTKRIYQLSIPRDMEATLPNGAHAKINEAQSDGGIKEARNVISQFLGIPGFDRYVILRIDATREFVNAVGGVDVVVKNSNCLRYKTDCTGQTIDYDDNWGHLHIHLKEGMQHLNGDQAVAYMRFRHDWCSDPCRIMRQQQVMHAMASRMRGDRLNLIMHVGDLMNIFHKYVQTDFSNSELLAIASHYQGVPDASIINKQVPYTDTVELPNYGDTLVPDDAAKQQLVASMLLAPPAPEPSPDAMALAAIPPATLRVDVENGSGVAGAGKRVAGALAKAGFVVSTVGNAERSDYTASEIHEHSTVSFAGARVRAALPAAFSKATVVPDPSPSGSPDAQATATTTDVTVIVGEDLAKEPLQAKSPPSLPNL
- a CDS encoding polysaccharide deacetylase family protein, encoding MLPKSPSIRAAIALLLVVAIAYGGWRLLVHGSNTPPALVTPKTNVHSEISEDVPSRLHRIAEDLPLRNRDSRPRLIALTFDDGPYPIFTPLLLDTLRDLHVPATFFLIGHDAVQWPEITRRIEANGDEVADHTYTHPDLDRESDATVRSEILRGRDVLWQFTHDPSVRTLMRPPHGRYTERTLKVAQSLGYSVVLWTDDSGDWRTLTSAQIQRHLLAHATAPEIVLLHSGKLATIEALPEVVARFEQAGYTFLTVGQLLRQVTPTELNHPLRRPV
- the secA gene encoding preprotein translocase subunit SecA, which gives rise to MAFLKALVDGNEREVSRLRRTSNAVNAFEGRIAALSDDELRNKTVEFRERLAAGESLDAMLPETFAVVREAGKRTLGMRHFDVQIMGGQVLFEGRIAEMKTGEGKTLVATLPVYARALEGRGVTVVTVNDYLARRDAEWMSPIYEALGLTVGIIQHDLDPVQRRAAYNCDVTYITNNEVGFDYLRDNMAWQVEDLVQRELYFALVDEVDSILVDEARTPLIISGPSQESGELYEKFAQIIPRLKKGEDFTVDEKAHAAPIMEAGVAKIEKILGVGNLYDQRNIELTHQLNAALKAWNLFHRDQQYIVKDGEVIIVDEFTGRLMHGRRYSDGIHQAIEAKEGIKVRGEDQTLATITFQNLFRLYKHLAGMTGTAKTEEREFRDIYGLDVVVVPTNRPMVRKDSSDIVFKSEKAKFEAVVDEIIAEHQKGRPILVGTRSIEKSELLAAMLRRRGVECNVLNAKYHEQEADIIKDAGQGSQVTIATNMAGRGTDIKLGDGVPSAGGLHIIGTERHESRRIDNQLRGRSGRQGDPGSTRFYISLEDEVMRLFGGERMTSIMDRVGFTDEQPIESGLVSKSIERAQKKVENHNYEIRKHVLEYDDVMNKQRAIIYRDRRDILEGKFDSRSFMTQTVSAKVDEALEQNAPENVHPSEWDFAEMLEQLELIFPIKQSLSVADLESKDREEVRRMLHEKAQEAYEAKETEVTPEILRVVEQRYLLLPIIDRQWVDHLYVMDHLKTGIGLRGYGQKDPRVEYEKEAFEVFESLKNNIADEAVKGVFRVVIEHGPAPQQQVPQYEAIPTGEMIPQPSAEPHEPQSRLSRQEAEQLLGPMPGSDRPVQQLHTNKDDESPAKPQQREAPKVGRNEMCPCGSGKKFKKCHGAAA